A genomic window from Dehalococcoidia bacterium includes:
- a CDS encoding YceI family protein has product MAQTAQPQPKTAWVVDPVHSNVEFAVRHMVIATVKGRFAKFQIKAGFDETRPENTSVEGTIDAASVDTGEAKRDEHLRSPDFFDAANFPQISFKSRRVERRGGDEYRMVGDLTIRDTTREAPFDVTFAGIVKDPWGNQRAGFTATTTLNRKDFGLKWNMPLEAGGLLVSDTVKVSVEVELVKQK; this is encoded by the coding sequence ATGGCACAGACTGCTCAGCCACAGCCTAAAACAGCGTGGGTCGTTGACCCGGTGCACTCCAACGTTGAGTTCGCCGTCAGGCACATGGTCATCGCCACGGTCAAGGGACGGTTCGCCAAGTTCCAGATAAAGGCCGGTTTTGACGAAACCCGGCCGGAGAACACCAGCGTCGAGGGAACGATTGACGCGGCCAGCGTTGACACCGGAGAGGCCAAGCGGGATGAGCACCTGCGCTCGCCCGACTTTTTCGACGCGGCGAATTTCCCGCAAATCAGCTTCAAGAGCCGCCGTGTGGAGCGGCGGGGCGGGGACGAGTATCGCATGGTCGGCGACCTCACCATCCGTGACACGACCCGCGAGGCGCCGTTCGACGTCACGTTCGCGGGCATAGTCAAGGACCCGTGGGGCAATCAGCGCGCCGGCTTCACCGCCACGACGACGCTTAACCGCAAGGACTTCGGCCTGAAGTGGAATATGCCTCTGGAGGCCGGCGGCCTGCTGGTGAGCGACACCGTCAAGGTCAGCGTAGAGGTCGAGCT
- a CDS encoding metallophosphoesterase family protein: MRIGLIADTHLSRPDEELPPAVFRALDGSDLILHAGDVYLSNVLDALERIAPVYCARGNGDRALRGDPRVKEAHVLTLQGRRIGLVHGLDYPEPSWRPLERAMQAEFGGPVDILVYGDSHVPVVDFHKGVLVVNPGSPTLPYGLARPGHVGILELVDGRAQARIVSLEQ, from the coding sequence GTGCGGATCGGCCTCATCGCTGACACCCATCTCTCCCGTCCGGACGAGGAGCTGCCCCCGGCAGTGTTCCGCGCCCTGGACGGCTCAGACCTTATCCTCCACGCGGGCGATGTCTATCTTTCGAACGTGCTGGACGCGCTGGAGCGCATCGCGCCCGTGTACTGCGCCCGCGGCAACGGCGACAGGGCGCTGCGCGGCGACCCTCGCGTCAAGGAGGCGCACGTCCTGACCCTTCAGGGCAGGCGCATCGGCCTCGTCCACGGGCTGGACTACCCGGAGCCGTCGTGGAGGCCGCTGGAGCGGGCCATGCAGGCCGAGTTCGGCGGGCCGGTGGACATCCTTGTGTACGGCGACAGCCACGTGCCCGTGGTGGACTTCCACAAAGGCGTGCTGGTCGTCAATCCCGGCAGCCCCACGCTTCCCTACGGCCTCGCCAGGCCGGGCCACGTCGGCATCCTGGAATTGGTGGACGGCAGGGCGC